One stretch of Bacillus sp. (in: firmicutes) DNA includes these proteins:
- a CDS encoding Mrp/NBP35 family ATP-binding protein: MITSEQVRDILGKIKDPYLHKTLAETNGIEEISIKEEKNHVSVKVAIAQAGTKDQMEIQQQIVSALKAGGANTVGIRVNQLPPEIVANLAPAEEKRSILAPGSSTTFIAIASGKGGVGKSTVSVNLAVALARLGKRVGLVDADIYGFSVPDMMGIAKRPEVKDERIMPVDRFGVKVISMGFFVEDNAPIIWRGPMLGKMLNQFFTEVEWGELDYLLLDLPPGTGDVALDVHQMIPHCKEIIVTTPHPTAAFVAARAGAMALRTEHELLGVIENMSYFESKVTGEKEYIFGKGGGQKLAEDLDTPLLGQIPLGQPEIDEKEFAPSVYDENDNIGKVYIEIAEQVMKHTAK; encoded by the coding sequence TTGATAACAAGTGAACAAGTAAGAGACATACTAGGAAAGATTAAGGACCCTTATTTACATAAAACATTAGCAGAAACAAACGGTATCGAAGAGATTAGCATTAAGGAAGAAAAAAATCACGTTAGCGTGAAAGTTGCAATTGCACAGGCTGGTACAAAGGATCAAATGGAAATCCAACAGCAGATTGTTAGCGCTTTAAAGGCTGGTGGGGCTAATACAGTCGGAATTCGTGTAAATCAGCTTCCACCAGAGATTGTTGCGAACCTTGCCCCTGCAGAGGAAAAGCGCTCAATTTTAGCACCTGGAAGTAGCACAACGTTTATTGCCATCGCCAGCGGTAAAGGTGGAGTTGGTAAATCGACGGTTTCTGTAAACCTTGCCGTTGCGTTAGCAAGACTTGGTAAAAGGGTAGGTTTAGTTGATGCTGATATTTATGGCTTTAGTGTACCTGATATGATGGGAATTGCTAAGCGCCCTGAGGTCAAAGATGAGCGCATTATGCCTGTAGACAGATTTGGTGTCAAAGTTATTTCAATGGGCTTTTTTGTAGAAGATAATGCACCAATTATATGGCGTGGTCCCATGCTCGGTAAAATGCTAAATCAATTTTTTACTGAAGTAGAGTGGGGAGAGCTTGATTACTTATTATTAGACTTACCTCCTGGAACGGGGGATGTGGCTTTAGATGTGCATCAAATGATTCCACATTGTAAAGAGATTATTGTAACTACCCCACATCCAACAGCAGCGTTTGTTGCAGCCCGTGCGGGGGCAATGGCGTTGCGGACTGAGCACGAGCTATTAGGTGTTATTGAAAATATGTCTTACTTTGAAAGCAAGGTAACTGGTGAGAAGGAATATATTTTCGGTAAAGGTGGCGGGCAAAAGCTTGCTGAAGATTTAGATACACCATTATTAGGACAAATTCCACTTGGTCAACCAGAAATAGATGAGAAGGAATTTGCGCCATCTGTATATGATGAAAATGATAATATTGGCAAAGTATATATTGAAATTGCTGAACAAGTTATGAAGCATACTGCAAAGTAA
- a CDS encoding spore gernimation protein GerD: MKCKATLLVFLLFLITGCAPADQGNGQHADYEGTKKLVIDILKTDEGKKAIEDVLNDEKTQAKLIMDEAVVKNTIKGALTSKEAEDFWKKQFEDPKFAETYAKSMQKEHEKLIKDLMKDPDYQAAMIDILKNPEMEKQLTDALKTQKYRDQMKSVIIETVNSPLFKAKMQDLLIKGAEELQKQGQGKKDENEGGDGGGDGGGDGGNDGGGGQ; the protein is encoded by the coding sequence ATGAAATGTAAAGCAACGCTCCTCGTATTTCTCTTATTTCTAATAACCGGCTGTGCTCCTGCTGACCAAGGAAATGGGCAACATGCTGATTATGAGGGGACGAAAAAGCTGGTTATTGATATCCTCAAAACAGATGAAGGAAAAAAAGCAATAGAAGATGTCTTGAACGATGAGAAAACACAAGCAAAGCTTATTATGGATGAAGCGGTCGTAAAGAATACTATTAAAGGTGCACTCACCTCTAAAGAAGCAGAAGATTTCTGGAAAAAGCAGTTTGAAGACCCTAAGTTTGCGGAAACGTATGCAAAGTCAATGCAAAAAGAGCATGAAAAGTTGATTAAAGATCTAATGAAAGACCCTGATTATCAGGCAGCAATGATTGATATTTTAAAAAATCCGGAAATGGAAAAACAATTAACAGACGCCTTAAAAACACAAAAATATCGTGATCAAATGAAATCCGTCATAATCGAAACCGTTAATAGCCCGCTATTTAAAGCTAAAATGCAAGACCTTTTAATAAAAGGAGCCGAAGAACTGCAAAAGCAAGGACAAGGAAAAAAAGATGAGAACGAAGGCGGTGACGGTGGTGGTGACGGTGGTGGTGACGGTGGCAATGACGGCGGCGGTGGGCAGTAG
- a CDS encoding KinB-signaling pathway activation protein: MTSRNWVYLFITTLLIGGISTIFIGFAVYWDKFAIFFTTFNIIEIIKIAFWLLGVGFIFSLISQAGFFAYLTVHRFGLGMFKSFWVPVQIFLTFLVLFEFVYLRYINFAEEGDSLVSYILPALLMLIYGLIVAYFKMKQTNKTAFVPAVFFIVAITILEWVPTLRANEEHWLLLMLFPVLICNTWQLFILPKLNQRKAK; this comes from the coding sequence GTGACGAGTCGAAATTGGGTTTACTTATTTATAACAACTTTACTTATTGGTGGAATCAGCACGATTTTTATCGGATTTGCAGTTTATTGGGACAAGTTCGCTATCTTTTTTACAACATTTAATATTATTGAAATTATAAAGATTGCATTTTGGCTACTTGGAGTTGGGTTTATATTTAGCTTAATAAGTCAAGCAGGCTTTTTTGCGTATTTAACTGTACATCGTTTTGGCTTAGGAATGTTTAAATCGTTTTGGGTGCCTGTTCAAATTTTTTTAACTTTCCTAGTTTTATTTGAGTTTGTTTATCTACGCTATATTAATTTTGCTGAAGAAGGAGATTCACTTGTTTCTTACATATTACCGGCATTATTAATGTTGATTTATGGATTAATAGTAGCTTACTTTAAAATGAAACAGACGAATAAAACAGCTTTTGTACCAGCAGTATTTTTTATAGTTGCAATCACGATTCTTGAGTGGGTGCCGACACTACGGGCAAATGAGGAGCATTGGTTGCTTTTGATGCTTTTTCCAGTTTTAATATGTAATACATGGCAATTATTTATACTACCTAAATTAAATCAACGGAAAGCAAAATGA
- the pdaB gene encoding polysaccharide deacetylase family sporulation protein PdaB, translated as MNFFYVINGKRLKQSLIIVIAAFFTALILFMGNLQQSVFLTKEGPMAIYKGEKAGKNIALTFDINWGDEQAEKILDVLKTEGIKNTTFFISASWAERHPQVVERIIKEGHAIGSLGYHYRNYADSDDNKMKRDMMIANETFKKLGIKEVKFFRPPNGNFNKRILKIADSYGYSIVHYSIDSKDYTNPGVDKIVENVVPNVGGGDIVLLHASDSATQTDKALPLIIKGLKAKQLKSVTIEELVSNAEIKSSEIK; from the coding sequence ATGAATTTTTTCTATGTGATAAATGGAAAGAGACTTAAGCAGTCTCTCATCATTGTAATAGCTGCTTTTTTTACTGCTCTTATATTGTTTATGGGAAACTTGCAGCAATCTGTTTTTTTAACAAAGGAGGGTCCGATGGCTATTTATAAGGGCGAAAAGGCTGGGAAAAATATTGCCCTTACATTTGATATTAACTGGGGAGATGAACAGGCTGAAAAAATATTGGACGTGCTTAAAACAGAAGGGATAAAAAATACAACATTTTTCATCTCTGCCTCTTGGGCTGAAAGACACCCACAAGTTGTTGAAAGAATTATCAAAGAAGGCCATGCAATCGGTAGCTTAGGCTATCATTACCGCAATTATGCCGATTCGGATGATAATAAAATGAAAAGAGACATGATGATTGCCAATGAAACATTTAAAAAATTAGGAATTAAGGAAGTGAAATTTTTCCGCCCGCCAAATGGGAATTTTAACAAAAGAATCTTAAAAATTGCTGATTCGTACGGCTATTCAATTGTTCACTATAGCATTGATTCAAAGGATTATACAAATCCGGGTGTCGATAAAATCGTGGAAAATGTTGTACCTAATGTAGGTGGTGGTGATATCGTTTTACTTCACGCGTCAGATTCAGCTACCCAAACTGACAAAGCACTACCACTTATTATTAAAGGTTTAAAAGCTAAACAGCTAAAAAGTGTAACAATTGAAGAATTAGTATCAAATGCTGAGATTAAAAGTTCAGAAATAAAATGA